The following are encoded in a window of Arthrobacter antioxidans genomic DNA:
- the cpaB gene encoding Flp pilus assembly protein CpaB translates to MHTVRRPRVAPLRYRLHRMVHRRRRLLACLLLCAAAGVAVEAIVGDDYPTTAVVSAARDLAVGTVLTDADVSIVRVPDQAVVAGTLRRADEVVGRQLATPLPEGFPFPATAFVGEGLLTGMAHGTVAVPLRPADAATVQLLAPGQRVDVILSTGNGFDVPGDSTVLARSVAVLWTAPEAGGGSWPGAGDDGGLVVVAAGPEDAATLAGASSAGDVHLVLTTGS, encoded by the coding sequence ATGCACACCGTCCGCCGCCCCCGGGTCGCCCCTCTCCGGTACCGCCTGCACCGGATGGTGCATCGCCGCCGGAGGCTTCTCGCCTGCCTGCTCCTGTGTGCCGCCGCCGGCGTCGCGGTCGAGGCGATCGTCGGAGACGACTACCCGACGACGGCGGTCGTCAGTGCCGCCCGCGACCTCGCCGTCGGGACCGTCCTGACGGACGCGGATGTCTCGATCGTCCGGGTCCCCGACCAGGCCGTCGTCGCCGGGACCCTCCGCCGCGCCGACGAGGTGGTGGGCCGGCAGCTGGCCACTCCCCTGCCGGAAGGCTTCCCGTTCCCGGCGACCGCCTTCGTCGGCGAGGGCCTGCTGACCGGGATGGCGCACGGCACCGTCGCGGTCCCGCTCCGTCCGGCCGATGCCGCCACGGTCCAGCTCCTCGCCCCCGGACAGCGCGTGGACGTGATCCTCAGTACCGGCAACGGGTTCGACGTCCCGGGCGACTCGACGGTCCTCGCACGGTCGGTCGCCGTCCTGTGGACAGCACCGGAAGCAGGCGGCGGGTCCTGGCCGGGAGCAGGGGACGACGGCGGGCTCGTCGTCGTCGCGGCGGGCCCGGAGGACGCCGCGACGCTCGCCGGAGCCTCCAGCGCCGGGGACGTGCACCTCGTCCTCACGACAGGCTCATGA
- a CDS encoding FmdB family zinc ribbon protein: MPMYAYACKDCGHTFDIQQSFSDDSLTVCPVCDGALRKKFNSVGVVFKGSGFYRNDSRATTSSTDATSAPAAPSSSSETSGAPSTAGASAGSSSSAAATPAPAGADRAAS, encoded by the coding sequence ATGCCCATGTACGCCTATGCCTGCAAGGACTGCGGCCACACCTTCGACATCCAGCAGTCCTTCTCCGACGACTCCCTGACCGTCTGCCCCGTCTGCGACGGCGCGCTGCGGAAGAAGTTCAACAGTGTGGGCGTGGTCTTCAAGGGCTCCGGTTTCTACCGCAACGACTCCCGCGCCACGACGTCGAGCACGGATGCCACCTCCGCCCCCGCAGCGCCGTCGTCGTCCTCGGAGACCTCCGGTGCTCCCAGTACCGCCGGCGCGTCCGCGGGCTCGTCCTCCAGCGCTGCGGCGACCCCGGCCCCGGCGGGCGCCGACCGCGCTGCATCCTGA